The following coding sequences are from one Salvia hispanica cultivar TCC Black 2014 chromosome 3, UniMelb_Shisp_WGS_1.0, whole genome shotgun sequence window:
- the LOC125210550 gene encoding uncharacterized protein LOC125210550 — MVTSHPQPEVVNLWEKWYATKGTTEAYEWFRPKGVRKFWPSFVWKDFVPPKFSFTTWQAIKGRLATRDRLGYLNEDQHCPLCLVNPESANHLFFNYPQTRLVWHEIKTWLGMRRLMSSIQIAIKWITKERHGATIMRNARRLALMTTVSLIWRARNALIHDGTTFEPRHIVFEVKKITYATLYSSFPHELVQHFLGT; from the coding sequence ATGGTTACAAGTCACCCTCAGCCTGAGGTGGTAAATCTTTGGGAGAAGTGGTACGCGACCAAAGGAACAACTGAAGCTTATGAATGGTTCCGGCCGAAAGGTGTTCGCAAGTTCTGGCCAAGCTTCGTTTGGAAGGATTTCGTGCCCCCAAAGTTCTCTTTCACAACCTGGCAAGCTATCAAAGGTCGTTTAGCAACACGCGACCGGCTAGGTTACTTGAACGAAGACCAGCACTGCCCCCTGTGCTTGGTAAACCCTGAGTCCGCCAACCATCTCTTTTTCAACTACCCACAAACAAGGCTGGTGTGGCATGAGATTAAAACCTGGCTGGGTATGAGAAGATTGATGAGCTCCATTCAAATTGCAATCAAATGGATTACCAAGGAGCGACACGGAGCAACAATTATGCGAAATGCTAGGAGACTGGCCCTTATGACGACCGTGAGCCTTATCTGGAGAGCTCGCAATGCACTCATACATGATGGGACCACCTTTGAACCAAGACACATCGTGTTCGAAGTCAAGAAGATCACATATGCCACCTTGTACTCAAGCTTCCCGCATGAGCTCGTACAACATTTTCTAGGAACGTGA